Genomic window (Vicinamibacterales bacterium):
AGTGGCTACTCGGGCCTGCCGAGCAGGAGCTGTTACGCGAGGAGCGTCGGATTCTCGGCGACCTTCGCGCCAGCCTGATCAGGTTCAACGCCAGCGACGAGAGCCTGGCGCCGCTCGAACGCTCGATCGAACAGCTCGACGAACTGTTCCTGCTGGTCGTGGTCGGCGAATTCAACGCCGGCAAGAGCGCGGTCATCAACGCGCTCGCCGGGGAACGGCTGGTCGAGGAGGGTGTGACCCCGACGACCGCCCGGGTGACCCCCGTCCGCTACGGCGACATGCAGATCGTCGACACGCCGGGCACCAACGCCGTCCTTCGCGAGCACGAGCAGATCACGACCCGCTTCGTGCCGCGGGCGGATCTCGTCCTGTTCGTCACCTCCGCCGACCGGCCGTTCACCGAGACCGAGCGCGCCTTCCTCGAGCAGATCGCCGAGTGGGGCAAGAAGGTCGTGATCGTCATCAACAAGATCGACATCCTCGCGGGGGAGAAGGAGGTCGGCGAGGTCCGCGCCTACGTCGCCGGGAACGCGCGGCGGTGGCTCGGCGTCACGCCCGAGATCTTTGCGGTCAGCGCGCGCGCCGCGTTCCGTGGCAGGAGCGGCGAACCGCACCTCTGGTCGTCGAGCGGCTTCGCGGCGCTCGAGGACTACATCCGCGGGTCGCTCGACTCCGTTGCACGCACCCGTCTCAAGCTGCTCAATCCGATTGGCGTTGGCGCGGCCCTGATCGAGCGCTACGTGACGTCGACGCACGAGCGCCTCCAGGCGCTCACCGAGGACGTCACCGTCATCGACGACGTCGAGCAGCAGCTCGCCGCCTACGAGCGTGACATGCTCCACGACATCGGCGCGCGCCTGGCCGTGATCGACAACGTGCTGCTCGAGATGGAGCGCCGCGGCGATGACTACTTCGACGACACCATCCGGATCGGACGCGTCCTGGATCTGCTGAACCGGTCGCGAGTACAGGAGGGGTTCGAGCGGCAGGTCGTCGCCGACGCGCCGCAGCAGATAGAGGCGCGCGTCCACGAGCTGATTGACTGGCTGGTCGAAGCCGATTTCCGGCAGTGGCAGCGCATCACCCGCCATCTCTCCGCGCGCCGCCGCGCCTTCCAGGATCGCCTCGTCGTTGCGCCCGAGGACGAGGAAGCCCGTCCATTTCACGATCAGCGGCGCCGCATGGTCGAGAGCGTCGGCGGCGCCGCGCAGCGGGTCGTCGAGGGCTACGACCGCCGGCGGGAGGCAAGCCAGCTCGCCGACGGCGCGCGCAACGCGGTGGCCGCGGCGGCGGCGGCCGGCGCGGGCGCGGTCGGGCTCGGCACCCTGGTGACGGTGGCTGCCAGCACGGCCGCGGCCGACGTCACGGGGATCCTGCTGGCCGGAGTGATCGCGGCGCTCGGGCTGTTCATCATCCCGGCGCGGCGCGCGCGGGCCAAGGTGCAGATGCGCAACCGGATCGCCGGCGTTCGGGCCAGCCTGTCGGACGCGCTGACGTCGCGCTTCCGCGAAGAAATCGAGCACAGCGCGGCGCGAATGCGGGAGGGGATCGCTCCCTACACGCGGCTCATACGGTCCGAAAGGGACAAGCTGCGGGATACAGAGGCGCGGCTGGGCCAGCTGCGGGCCGCGGTGGCGGGCCTGCGCGACCGGGTGGATCAGCTCGCGGCCTGAGGCCTCCGGAAAACGTTTCTGCAAACCTCCCGCAGGTTTTATCCGTCTGAGAGGCTATGAGTTTCCTCCAGAAGCTGTTTAGGAAAAAGGCCGAGCCGAAGCAGCGCATCCACGTCTGCGTGGAGTGCGGGATGCCCGTGGCCGAGCACAAGGAATGGTGCAGCATTCTCAGAGGCCAGCGCGAGTTGGCGGCCAAGGCCGTCAAACAGCAGCCAGCCTGACCTCTCCAGGTGACATCGCTCGGCGCCGGGTGTGTCCCGATTCGATAGGCCTCCACCTCCGCCGCCAAACCCCGCGCCTCTCCAGGACGGGACGTTATAATCGCTGGCCATGCGAGCACAGTGGATCCGCATCGTGCTGTTCGCCGGAGTCGCGGCAGGGATCGCCGCGGCGGGGCTGGACGGTCTGTCGCAACTCGGGCTGACGCCAGAGGCGGCCAAGGAAGCCATCGGCAGCATCATCACCGGCGGCGTCAACGACCCGGCACTGCCGTCGAAGGCCTTTAAAATGCTGCCGCCGGCCGCGCGCGCGCAGGCGGTCACGTCGGCGGCGGGATGGGTGAAGGCGTACGCCGCCACGCCGGATTTCAAGAAGCAGTACACGCAGGTCCGGCAGAGTCACCGACCCGAGGCGCCGACCTGGGACACGACGCCCGAACAGGAACAGCAGAAGCAGGACGACGAGCAGAACAAGCAGTTCGCGGAATCGACGAAGGCGCTCGCCAGCCTCCCGGCGGAACAGCGCAAGCAGATCGAAGAGGCGATAAAGGGCGCAGCACAGGCGGCCGCGGCGACGAATACGCCCGAGATGCGCAAGATGCGGCTCGACGCGATCAAACAGGACCGGGCCCGCCAGACGAAGGCTTATCAAGACGAACTCGCCGGCTGGAACCGCGACTATCCGGACGATCCGAAGCCGATCATCGTCAAGCGGTTGAAAGAGTTCCTGGCGCTGTCCGCCGACGTCGACTTCAACGCCCGTCTGAAGACCCAGGAAGGCGCGTCGACCTTCGAGAATCCCGCCTATCAGGCGAAGTCATCGCCCTGGAAAGTCTGCTACCGCGCGGGCAAGGAAGCGACCGCTGCCGCCCGCACTGCCGCCCAGACGTGGCTGAGCGAGCTCGGCGGGTGATAGCGGCTGACACGGGCCGCGCCGCCATATGTCAGATCGCTGGGCGACCTTTGACTGCTACGGCACGCTGATCGACTGGAACGGCGGTATCCGCTCGGTGATGGCGCGCGTCTTCGGCGAGCCAGAGGCCGACCAGAAGCTGAAGCAGTATCACCAGATCGAACCGCGGCTCGAGCACGACGGCCGGCGCACGTATCGCGAGATCCTCACGATGGCGATGCGCGAACTCGGCGCGCCCGCGAGCGAGGTGCCAACGCTGGCCGCGTCGCTGCCGTCGTGGCCGCCGTTCCCCGAGGTGCCCGAGGCGTTGCGATCGCTTCGCGCCAGCGGGTGGCGGCTGGCCATTCTCTCGAATACCGATCGCGACTATATCGAGGCGTCCCTGGCGGCCATTGGCGTGCCCGTCGACCTGACGATCGTCGCCTCGGAGATCGGTTCCTACAAGCCGGCGGCGAACCACTGGGAGGCGTTTTTCCGCCGCACCGGCGCCGACCCGCGCGCCCACGTCCATGTCGCGGCCAGTCTGTATCACGACATCGCACCAGCGGCAGCGCTGAAGCTGCGGGCGATCTGGATCAATCGTCTCGCTGAAACCTCTGCGCTGCCGAGAGCGGCCGAACTGATGGATCTCTCGCAGCTGCCGTCGCTGCTCGACGCGCTTGCGCGTGACTCGCCGGGGAACAGGCGGCGGGCTACTGGGGAGGTGTGACGGCGGTCAGGGCGAGGTCGAAGACGAGCGCGGCGTTTGGCGGGATCGTGATCGCGCCGTTGGAGCCGGTCGAGCCATAGGCCAGCGATGGCGGGATGATGGCGCGGCGCGTTCCGCCGACATTCATCCCCGTGACGGCCTGTTCGAAGCCCGGGATGACCTGGTTGGCGCCGATCACGAACGTCGTCGTATTGGCGTCGAGCTGCACACCCTTCTTGTCGGGCGCGGTGTCGTCGTAGAGCCACGCCCCGTAGTTCACCGTCACTGTGCTTCCCGGCACCGCCGTCGCACCCGTGCCGATGGTGAAGTCGGTCTGCGAGTACGGCACGTTGCTCTGATCGGGCGCCGTCGGCGCCGCCACCTTGCCGAAGTCGCATCCGGCGGCGCACGCGGAAATCAGGACGGCTGCGACGAGGCGTCCGGGTCGGAGCAGCGGAGTCATCCTGCAAGTGTACCGCGAAGTCTCACCGGTCAGGAGAGGATGCGGATCAGCTCGATGTCGAACACCAGCACTCCCTGCGGGCCGTCCGCGCCTTCGTAAGCGAGCTTGGCCGGAATCCAGAAACGGCGCTTCTCGCCTTCAACCATCATCTGAACGCCCTCGGTCCAGCCAGGAATCACTCTGTCGAGACGAAACGTCGCCGGCTCGCCGCGTGCCACCGAGCTGTCGAACATCTTTCCGTCGGTGCTCCATCCTGTGTAATGGACGGTGACCTCGGAGTTCGCGCGCGGATGACGGGCGCCTGTCCCGGCCTGCAGCACCTTGCTCGCCAGGTTGTCCGACGTGCGCTGCGCATCGGCCGGGACGGCGGCGACATCGGGAGGCGCCGGAATCGGCGCGGGCCCCGACGTGCCGTTCGAGCCGCCGGAACAGCCAGCCAGCGCCGCCGCCAGGAAGACTGGCGCGAGCATCCACGGCCGGCCGCGCCGGATCCGGATCCGATTCCACGAGTTCGCCATCCACGACGAGGACGGCTCCGCTGCAGGTACTGAGAGTTGCGGTTTGGACATTGGCTGACAGGTTCCGGTGAGACGATGCGCCCCGGGCCGCGGCGTTGTCAAGCGGTCAGGAGACCCAGTCGAGCGTCCGCTGTACCGCCTTCTTCCATCCGGCGTACGCGGCGTCACGCTGATCCACCGACCAGCGCGGCTCCCATCGCTTGTCCATTCGCCAGTTCTCGCAGAGGTCGTTCAGATCCGACCAGAAGCCGACGGCGAGCCCCGCCGCGTAGGCCGCGCCGAGCGCGGTCGTCTCGGCGACCACCGGGCGCACCACCGGCACACCGAGGACGTCCGCCTGCATCTGCATCAGCGTGTCGTTCACGGTCGCGCCGCCGTCGACTTTCAGCACCTCGAGGCGGACTCCGGAATCGGCGACCATCGCCTCGAGCACGTCGCGCGTCTGGTAGCAGATCGCTTCGAGCGTGGCGCGCGCGAGGTGCGCCTTGGTGTTGAAGCGTGACAGGCCGACGACGGCGCCGCGCGCGTCCGACCGCCAGTACGGCGCGAACAAACCCGAGAACGCCGGCACGAAATAGACGCCGCCGTTGTCGGCGACCGTGTTGGCGAGCGTCTCGATTTCGCCGGCGCTGCTGATGATGCCGAGCTGGTCGCGCAGCCACTGGACGGCGGACCCGGTCACCGCGATCGATCCCTCGAGCGCGTAGATCGTCGGGCCCTGCAGCTGGTAGCACACGGTCGTCAGCAGGCCGGCGTTCGAGGGGACGATGTTGCGGCCGGTGTTGAGGAGCATGAAATTGCCCGTGCCGTAGGTGTTCTTTGCCTCGCCGGGCTTGATGCAGACCTGGCCGAGGGTGGCGGCCTGCTGATCGCCGAGATCGCCGGTGATCGGCACTTCGCCGCCGGTCGCGCCGTCGTGACGCGTCACTCCGAACGCGGCGGCGTGGGCCGACGGACGAATCGTCGGCAGCATCCGCCGCGGGATCGTGAAGATGCGCAGCAGCTCCTCGTCCCACTCCAGCGTCCGCAGATCCATCAGCAGCGTCCGGCTCGCGTTGGTGACGTCAGTCGCGTGGACGCCGCCGCTGCGGCCGCCGGTGAGATGCCAGATGGCCCAGGTGTCGGGGGTGCCGAAGACCGCGTCGCCGCGCTCGGCCGCGGCACGCACGCCGGGCACGTTGTCGAGAATCCACTGAATCTTCGCGCCCGAGAAGTAGGTCGCGGGCGGCAGCCCGGTTTTGGCGCGGATGGCCTCGGCCTGCGCCGCGGTCAGCGCGTTGATGAGGCGATCGGTCCGCGTGTCCTGCCAGACGATCGCGTTGTACCAGGGGTGACCGGTCTTCGGGTTCCAGACGATCGTCGTTTCACGCTGGTTGGTGACGCCGATCGCCGCCAGATCGTCCGACTGGATGTTGGCGTTGCGCATGGCGCGCGCGATCGTCTCGTCGCTGCGGGCGGCGATCTCGAGCGGATCGTGCTCGACCCAGCCGGGCTGCGGCAGGATCTGCTGATGCTCGAGCTGATGCCGCGCGATCGCGTTGCCGCCGCGATCGAAGATCATGAACCGCGTGCTGGTCGTCCCTTGATCGAGCGCGCCGACGTAGCGGGGCATCATCATGCGCCGATGGTCGCTCGTTCGCGATGCACGCGCCCCTCCTTAGAATCCGACGAGCACGTAGAGCCCGGCGCCGGCGAGGCCGCCGGCGATCGGCGCGAAGACGGGAATCCAGCTGTAAGCCAGATCCGACGATCCCTTGCCGGGAATCGGCAGCAGCGCGTGCGCGAGCCGCGGACCGAGATCGCGCGCCGGGTTGATCGCGTAGCCGGTCGGACCGCCGAGCGACAGGCCGATGCCGAGCACCAGCATGCCGACGAGCAACGGCTGCAGGCCGCGGCTGAAGACGAACGAGAGGTCGACGTCGCCCGGCTTCGAGAGCGTCTGGGCGTTGGCGGCGATCGCCAGAACCCCGAACAGCAGGACCGCCGTGCCGATGAACTCGCAGACGACGTTGCCGACGCCGTGGCGGATCGCCGGGCCGGTGCAGAACACGCCGAGCTTCGCGCCGGCCTCGCTCGTTTCCCCCCAGTGCGGCAGGTAGGCCAGCCACACCAGCACGCCGCCGGCAAAGGCGCCGACCAGCTGCGCAGCCAAGTAGCCGGGCACCTGCGCCCACGGAAAGCTGCCGATGGCGGCGAGCGCGATCGTCACGGCGGGATTCAGATGCCCGCCGCTGATGCGGCCAACCGCGTAGACCGCGATCGCCACGGCCACGGCCCATCCGGTCGTGATCACGATCCAGCCGCTGTTCTGACCCTTGGTCCGCTCCAGTACGACGTTGGCGACGACGCCGTCGCCGAGCAGCACCAGGATCATGGTGCCGACGGCTTCGGCCAGGAGCGCTTGCATGGGCCGGGAGTATACGCGCTGTCGCGCGATTTCACGAAGGGAGCCGGGCGATCGCGTGCCATGGCAGACGATCGGCCGCCAGGCTCGCACGGCGCGGCGGGCCAGCCCGGCTCGCAGGGCGCGCCCGCGCGGTAGTGCACAGGGCATCGTGTGATGGTGGACAGAGGGATTCAGGGTACGGGCTTGGACCGGATGCGCCCCCGCGCTCCCTGTGCTACCCTGAAGCCGTCAGAGTTGGACGAACTGCCCGCCTCCTTGTCAGAGCTCCGAGCCTTCCGCCCAATCAGTTTTGTTTCCGACCGGACGCTGACGGATCCGGTTGTTGTTCCCGTGCGGTACGGGACAGGAGAAGAACGCAGATGGCCCGGAAGTTGTACGTGGGAAACCTGCCATTTTCGGCGGGTGAGTCGGAACTGCAGGAACTGTTCGCGCAGGCTGGCGCGGTCGACTCGGTCAAGGTGATGCGCGACATGGCCACGGGCCGCGCGCGCGGGTTCGCCTTCGTCGAGATGGCCACCGACGAGGACGCGCAGAAGGCGATCGATAAGTTCCACAACTACTCGTTCGGTGGGCGCAACCTGACGGTGAACGAAGCGCGACCGCGGCCTGAACGGTCCGGCGGCTTCGGCGGCGGCGGCGGGTATGGCGACGGCGGTTACGGCCGTGGCGGCGGCGGTGGCGGCGGCAAGGGCGGCCGGCGCGAGCCCCGCTGGTAATCGACGCGTGAGAGACCCCAACGGAGGCGCGCCCGGCGCTTCCGTTGGACCGCTACTTCGTGAATTCGATCGTCAGCTCCGGATCGAGGGTGACCTTGATCCCCTTGACCCCCTTCAGCGCCACCCGGGCGTCGTCCAGCGACTGCGCCTTCTCCATCTGCTCGAGCGCGGCGGGATTGGACAGAACCTGGTCGAAGTCCATGCTGAGGAGCGTGACCGTCCCGCCGCTCACATACGGAACGTTCGTCTTGACGACGTGTCCGACCTGAATCGCGAAGTCGATTTTCATCCCGGCGAACATCGCCTTCATCATCTCCATCGCCTGCTTTTGGTCCATGCCGCCGAAGGGCGTGCCGGCAGCCTCCGTTTTGGCGGTGGCCCCGGCCTTGTTCAGATCGGTGTCGTTCTTGATGGTCAGCAGCGCGTGGCCATTGGGCAATTGCGCGAACGCCAGCGACATCGGCTGCGACGGCTTGCCGCCGACGTCGGCTCCCGCCGGTGCGTTCATCTCACGCAGAGACAGCTTGCGGATGTCGGTGAAGGCGTAGACCGCCCTCAGCCCCTTGTGATCCGGGGTGTCGATCCGGTCGCCTGAGACGAAGGTCACGCCTTCGCCCATCTTCGGCGCGGCCGTTTTCGCTTCGTCAATCGAAAACGGATCGCTGCCGGCGTCTTTCTTGTCCTTGCCGCCCATCGTCCCGAACGACTCGAGCTGGCTGAGTGCCTGCGCGG
Coding sequences:
- a CDS encoding RNA-binding protein; amino-acid sequence: MARKLYVGNLPFSAGESELQELFAQAGAVDSVKVMRDMATGRARGFAFVEMATDEDAQKAIDKFHNYSFGGRNLTVNEARPRPERSGGFGGGGGYGDGGYGRGGGGGGGKGGRREPRW
- a CDS encoding FKBP-type peptidyl-prolyl cis-trans isomerase — translated: MTPLLRPGRLVAAVLISACAAGCDFGKVAAPTAPDQSNVPYSQTDFTIGTGATAVPGSTVTVNYGAWLYDDTAPDKKGVQLDANTTTFVIGANQVIPGFEQAVTGMNVGGTRRAIIPPSLAYGSTGSNGAITIPPNAALVFDLALTAVTPPQ
- a CDS encoding HAD-IA family hydrolase, yielding MSDRWATFDCYGTLIDWNGGIRSVMARVFGEPEADQKLKQYHQIEPRLEHDGRRTYREILTMAMRELGAPASEVPTLAASLPSWPPFPEVPEALRSLRASGWRLAILSNTDRDYIEASLAAIGVPVDLTIVASEIGSYKPAANHWEAFFRRTGADPRAHVHVAASLYHDIAPAAALKLRAIWINRLAETSALPRAAELMDLSQLPSLLDALARDSPGNRRRATGEV
- a CDS encoding MIP/aquaporin family protein codes for the protein MQALLAEAVGTMILVLLGDGVVANVVLERTKGQNSGWIVITTGWAVAVAIAVYAVGRISGGHLNPAVTIALAAIGSFPWAQVPGYLAAQLVGAFAGGVLVWLAYLPHWGETSEAGAKLGVFCTGPAIRHGVGNVVCEFIGTAVLLFGVLAIAANAQTLSKPGDVDLSFVFSRGLQPLLVGMLVLGIGLSLGGPTGYAINPARDLGPRLAHALLPIPGKGSSDLAYSWIPVFAPIAGGLAGAGLYVLVGF
- a CDS encoding dynamin family protein, producing MALQWLLGPAEQELLREERRILGDLRASLIRFNASDESLAPLERSIEQLDELFLLVVVGEFNAGKSAVINALAGERLVEEGVTPTTARVTPVRYGDMQIVDTPGTNAVLREHEQITTRFVPRADLVLFVTSADRPFTETERAFLEQIAEWGKKVVIVINKIDILAGEKEVGEVRAYVAGNARRWLGVTPEIFAVSARAAFRGRSGEPHLWSSSGFAALEDYIRGSLDSVARTRLKLLNPIGVGAALIERYVTSTHERLQALTEDVTVIDDVEQQLAAYERDMLHDIGARLAVIDNVLLEMERRGDDYFDDTIRIGRVLDLLNRSRVQEGFERQVVADAPQQIEARVHELIDWLVEADFRQWQRITRHLSARRRAFQDRLVVAPEDEEARPFHDQRRRMVESVGGAAQRVVEGYDRRREASQLADGARNAVAAAAAAGAGAVGLGTLVTVAASTAAADVTGILLAGVIAALGLFIIPARRARAKVQMRNRIAGVRASLSDALTSRFREEIEHSAARMREGIAPYTRLIRSERDKLRDTEARLGQLRAAVAGLRDRVDQLAA
- a CDS encoding FKBP-type peptidyl-prolyl cis-trans isomerase, with protein sequence MSKPQLSVPAAEPSSSWMANSWNRIRIRRGRPWMLAPVFLAAALAGCSGGSNGTSGPAPIPAPPDVAAVPADAQRTSDNLASKVLQAGTGARHPRANSEVTVHYTGWSTDGKMFDSSVARGEPATFRLDRVIPGWTEGVQMMVEGEKRRFWIPAKLAYEGADGPQGVLVFDIELIRILS
- the glpK gene encoding glycerol kinase GlpK, whose product is MMMPRYVGALDQGTTSTRFMIFDRGGNAIARHQLEHQQILPQPGWVEHDPLEIAARSDETIARAMRNANIQSDDLAAIGVTNQRETTIVWNPKTGHPWYNAIVWQDTRTDRLINALTAAQAEAIRAKTGLPPATYFSGAKIQWILDNVPGVRAAAERGDAVFGTPDTWAIWHLTGGRSGGVHATDVTNASRTLLMDLRTLEWDEELLRIFTIPRRMLPTIRPSAHAAAFGVTRHDGATGGEVPITGDLGDQQAATLGQVCIKPGEAKNTYGTGNFMLLNTGRNIVPSNAGLLTTVCYQLQGPTIYALEGSIAVTGSAVQWLRDQLGIISSAGEIETLANTVADNGGVYFVPAFSGLFAPYWRSDARGAVVGLSRFNTKAHLARATLEAICYQTRDVLEAMVADSGVRLEVLKVDGGATVNDTLMQMQADVLGVPVVRPVVAETTALGAAYAAGLAVGFWSDLNDLCENWRMDKRWEPRWSVDQRDAAYAGWKKAVQRTLDWVS